A section of the Gemmatimonadota bacterium genome encodes:
- a CDS encoding SusC/RagA family TonB-linked outer membrane protein, with protein MIVPVFVQRGARNAFRSLLACGLAVGLVLGSAGSAAAQNTGTVTGRVTDAATQAPMGSTQVFLVGTGLGTLTSQNGRFIILNVPAGSHTLRVERIGFTTIERQITVGAGQSVTEDFALVTEPLGLDEIVVTGTAGAARRREVGNSISQVDLSQVQEPVANVDALLQGRVTGATILQSTGQAGGGAQIRLRGNVSVAQSNQPIIYIDGVRMRSDGFARNVPPTGSSLRSGNDIASPLNLIDPADIERIEVIKGSAATTLYGTEAAAGVIQIFTKRGHTGQAQWTATVEQGFARELPFGPDITTLPPSEVQASVDGEGTLASGATADYMYINPWLRGNLPSCDLDSLQPGQPCDSGLFSDWGAWQQRYALSVAGGGESFRYFMSGSWEDDESVLPLDEEQKFSVRGNFTFNPLDNLQVQWNTSYTDDAIQNTPAGNNAHGLTLNAFRRDRNYLNDESFNAINPFVFDDQGNPAWALTTQIDHLVTGVTATYTPMTNFTNRVTVGYDIAQQENRNLRPFGHIRAPNGIISDGRYEFSNLTFDYVGTLNFPLTTDIRSSFSFGGQSVTTERLETLSFGENFPGPGEPTVSSAGNTLGFESRERVVNAGFFVQNLFDIKNRYFITAGLRVDGNSAFGSDLGLQAYPKVSASWVVSDESFWSVDGSQLKLRAAWGQSGRAPGAFDAVRTYDPVGWLGDPAFFPRNVGNAELGPERTSELEFGFDGSVWDGRLSVEYTYYNQRTTDALFDVRQIPSEGFGGSQLFNVGELANRGHELALNATVLQRESFQWDIGGSLATNDSEVAELPDEVPEFSLGNFGWVVEGEPVPVIRSDCVTNPDQVAEPIVERDCTHGPNLPTTILGVNTTLHLPAGIQLIARGEYQGGHYMYDGAAAAALSRSVKWPGCFNAYNTIETQGYDALTAIERARCGGASTFESDYMIYPADFFKIRELSLSIPIPENLLVGGMQSANLTLSGRNIWRWVNEDFITFEPEMGNNDGFDSTVRSILEHVPPPSMWTAALRLTF; from the coding sequence ATGATCGTCCCCGTGTTCGTGCAGCGGGGGGCCCGGAATGCGTTCCGGAGCCTCCTGGCGTGCGGGCTCGCCGTGGGACTGGTGTTGGGCAGTGCGGGATCCGCAGCCGCCCAAAACACCGGAACCGTGACCGGCCGAGTGACCGACGCCGCCACCCAAGCCCCCATGGGATCCACCCAGGTGTTCCTGGTCGGGACCGGCCTGGGCACCCTCACCTCCCAGAACGGGCGGTTCATCATCCTGAACGTCCCCGCCGGCAGCCACACGCTGCGGGTGGAGCGCATCGGGTTCACCACCATCGAGCGCCAGATCACCGTCGGCGCCGGTCAGTCCGTCACCGAGGACTTCGCCCTGGTGACCGAGCCGCTCGGGCTCGATGAGATCGTCGTGACCGGCACGGCGGGTGCAGCCCGCCGTCGCGAGGTCGGGAACTCGATCTCCCAGGTGGACCTGAGTCAGGTGCAGGAACCGGTCGCCAACGTCGACGCGCTCCTCCAGGGGCGGGTGACCGGCGCCACCATCCTGCAGAGCACCGGCCAGGCGGGCGGAGGCGCGCAGATCCGCCTGCGCGGCAACGTATCCGTGGCCCAATCCAATCAGCCGATCATCTACATCGACGGCGTGCGGATGCGGAGTGACGGCTTCGCGCGCAACGTGCCGCCCACCGGCTCGTCGCTGCGGAGTGGCAACGACATCGCCAGCCCGCTCAACCTGATCGACCCCGCCGACATCGAGCGGATCGAGGTCATCAAGGGATCGGCGGCCACCACCTTGTATGGCACCGAGGCCGCTGCGGGCGTGATCCAGATCTTCACCAAGCGCGGGCACACGGGCCAGGCCCAGTGGACCGCCACGGTGGAGCAGGGCTTCGCGCGCGAGCTGCCCTTCGGGCCGGACATCACGACGCTACCGCCGAGCGAGGTGCAGGCGAGCGTGGACGGCGAGGGTACGCTCGCTTCGGGCGCGACCGCCGACTACATGTACATCAATCCCTGGCTGCGCGGGAACCTGCCGAGCTGCGATCTGGATTCACTCCAGCCCGGCCAGCCGTGCGACAGCGGTCTGTTCAGTGACTGGGGCGCCTGGCAGCAGCGTTACGCGCTGTCGGTCGCGGGTGGCGGCGAGAGCTTCCGCTACTTCATGTCGGGCTCCTGGGAGGACGACGAGAGCGTCCTGCCGCTCGACGAGGAACAGAAATTCTCCGTCCGCGGCAACTTCACGTTCAACCCGCTCGACAATCTCCAGGTGCAGTGGAACACGTCCTACACGGACGACGCCATCCAGAACACGCCGGCCGGCAACAACGCCCACGGGCTGACGCTCAACGCGTTCCGGCGCGACCGCAACTACCTGAACGACGAGTCCTTCAACGCCATCAACCCATTCGTGTTCGACGACCAGGGCAACCCGGCGTGGGCTCTCACGACGCAGATCGACCACCTGGTGACGGGCGTCACGGCCACGTATACGCCGATGACCAACTTCACCAACCGCGTCACGGTCGGATACGACATCGCGCAGCAGGAGAATCGCAATCTGCGCCCCTTCGGCCACATCCGCGCGCCGAACGGCATCATCTCCGACGGCCGCTACGAGTTCAGCAACCTCACATTCGACTACGTGGGGACGCTGAACTTCCCCCTCACCACCGACATCCGCTCCAGCTTCTCCTTCGGTGGCCAGAGCGTGACCACCGAGCGGCTGGAGACGCTGTCCTTCGGCGAGAACTTCCCCGGCCCGGGTGAGCCCACGGTCTCGTCCGCGGGGAACACCCTCGGATTCGAGAGCCGTGAGCGGGTGGTCAACGCCGGCTTCTTCGTGCAGAACCTCTTCGACATCAAGAACCGCTACTTCATCACGGCGGGTCTGCGGGTGGACGGCAACAGTGCCTTCGGGTCCGACCTGGGGCTGCAGGCCTACCCCAAGGTGTCTGCGTCCTGGGTGGTCTCGGACGAGTCCTTCTGGTCGGTGGACGGTAGCCAGTTGAAGCTGCGGGCCGCGTGGGGTCAGTCCGGTCGGGCGCCCGGCGCGTTCGACGCCGTGCGGACCTATGATCCAGTGGGCTGGTTGGGCGATCCGGCCTTCTTCCCGCGCAACGTCGGCAACGCCGAGTTGGGACCGGAGCGGACGTCCGAGTTGGAGTTCGGCTTCGACGGTTCGGTGTGGGACGGCCGCTTGTCGGTCGAGTACACGTACTACAACCAGCGAACCACGGATGCGCTCTTCGACGTCCGCCAGATCCCGTCCGAGGGCTTCGGCGGCTCCCAGCTCTTCAACGTGGGCGAGCTCGCCAACCGTGGACACGAGCTGGCGTTGAACGCCACCGTGCTGCAACGCGAGTCCTTCCAGTGGGACATCGGCGGGTCGCTGGCCACGAACGACTCCGAGGTCGCCGAGCTGCCGGACGAGGTGCCCGAGTTCTCGCTGGGCAACTTCGGGTGGGTGGTCGAGGGTGAGCCGGTTCCGGTCATCCGCTCCGACTGTGTGACGAATCCCGACCAGGTGGCCGAGCCGATCGTGGAGCGGGACTGCACCCACGGGCCCAACCTGCCCACCACGATCCTTGGTGTGAACACCACGCTGCACCTGCCCGCGGGCATCCAGCTGATCGCCCGCGGCGAGTACCAGGGTGGCCACTACATGTACGATGGGGCGGCCGCGGCGGCCCTGTCCCGCTCGGTGAAGTGGCCGGGCTGCTTCAACGCCTACAACACCATCGAGACCCAGGGCTACGACGCGCTGACGGCGATCGAGCGGGCCCGCTGCGGCGGTGCCTCCACATTCGAGTCGGACTACATGATCTATCCGGCCGACTTCTTCAAGATCCGCGAGCTGTCGTTGTCGATCCCGATCCCCGAGAACCTGCTGGTGGGCGGGATGCAGAGCGCGAACCTGACGCTCTCCGGCCGCAACATCTGGCGTTGGGTCAACGAGGACTTCATCACCTTCGAGCCGGAGATGGGCAACAACGACGGCTTCGACTCGACGGTCCGGTCCATCCTCGAGCACGTGCCTCCGCCGTCCATGTGGACTGCGGCGCTGCGTCTGACGTTCTGA
- a CDS encoding RagB/SusD family nutrient uptake outer membrane protein: MNLTKIIRIVPVLGVALLPLACDFDVVNPGPVQEAFLDDPSSQPALVAGAGRATAQALNYLAYTSAAIAREIHPAGSTGSFGIDQRWQDGELPDDVDNTHWNWSQRARWLAEKAVDVIEEQGGESQPGLLAQAYLWVGYANRMNGEHMCQAVIDGAAPTSNNEYLNRAEAAFSQASTLGSGAVKDAAIAGRASVRAQLGKWAEAAADAAQISDGFSYMMPYYDGFGDDLRNRIYWATGKTPYKAHSQWNTWIEGYGLNPTTNPNGDPRVAYRDGGETGDAAVQGCLPFCPTSPGRVPWYPTTKYTSSGDDIELSSGPEMRLIEAEKMLMDGDWQGAMDKVNALRTAAGMSAETATNLAEAWGFFKREHAIEMWLEGRRLPALRRWKDAGLTEDDLQPLEKVSGSRDLGSHLVTRDYCFPIALSEQQTNTNVGTGG; encoded by the coding sequence ATGAACTTGACCAAGATCATTCGGATCGTCCCGGTCCTCGGCGTGGCTCTGCTGCCGCTGGCCTGCGACTTCGACGTGGTGAACCCGGGACCCGTCCAGGAGGCCTTCCTGGACGACCCGAGCTCCCAGCCGGCCCTCGTGGCCGGCGCGGGACGGGCCACGGCGCAGGCGCTGAACTACCTGGCCTACACCAGCGCTGCCATCGCCCGTGAGATCCACCCGGCCGGTTCGACCGGGAGCTTCGGGATCGACCAGCGCTGGCAGGACGGTGAGCTGCCGGACGACGTGGACAACACGCACTGGAACTGGTCGCAGCGTGCGCGCTGGTTGGCCGAGAAGGCCGTGGACGTGATCGAGGAGCAGGGCGGCGAGTCGCAGCCCGGCCTCCTGGCCCAGGCCTACCTCTGGGTGGGCTATGCGAACCGCATGAACGGCGAGCACATGTGCCAGGCCGTCATCGACGGGGCCGCGCCCACGTCCAACAACGAGTACCTCAACCGGGCGGAGGCCGCCTTCAGCCAGGCCTCCACGTTGGGGTCGGGGGCCGTGAAGGACGCGGCCATCGCGGGACGCGCCTCCGTGCGAGCCCAGCTCGGCAAGTGGGCCGAGGCGGCGGCGGATGCGGCCCAGATCTCCGATGGCTTCTCCTACATGATGCCGTACTACGACGGGTTCGGGGACGACCTGCGCAACCGGATCTACTGGGCCACGGGGAAGACGCCCTACAAGGCGCACAGCCAGTGGAACACGTGGATCGAGGGCTACGGTCTCAACCCCACCACCAACCCGAATGGCGACCCGCGGGTGGCCTACCGGGACGGCGGTGAGACGGGAGACGCGGCGGTGCAGGGCTGTCTGCCCTTCTGCCCGACCTCCCCCGGCCGGGTGCCGTGGTATCCGACCACCAAGTACACGAGCTCCGGGGACGACATCGAGCTGTCCTCCGGTCCCGAGATGCGTCTGATCGAAGCCGAGAAGATGCTGATGGACGGCGACTGGCAGGGCGCGATGGACAAGGTCAACGCGCTGCGCACCGCAGCGGGGATGTCGGCCGAGACGGCGACCAACCTGGCCGAGGCGTGGGGCTTCTTCAAGCGTGAGCACGCCATCGAGATGTGGCTGGAGGGGCGGCGTCTGCCGGCCCTGCGGCGGTGGAAGGATGCCGGGCTGACCGAGGACGACCTGCAGCCGCTCGAGAAGGTCTCGGGCAGCCGCGATCTGGGTTCGCACCTGGTCACGCGCGACTACTGCTTCCCGATCGCGCTGTCGGAGCAGCAGACCAACACCAACGTCGGGACGGGCGGCTGA
- a CDS encoding SusC/RagA family TonB-linked outer membrane protein — MNVPMFASQGARTFVRSLVAGGLALGLVLGGARDAAAQATGTVTGRVTDAATQAPMGSTQVFLVGTGLGTLTSQNGRFIILNVPAGTHTLRVERIGFTTIDRQVTVGAGQSVTEDFQLATEPLGLDEIVVTGTAGAARRREVGNSISQVDLSDVKQPAQNVDALLQGRITGATISPSSGGIGGGSQIRLRGNVSVAMSNQPILYVDGVRVRSDGFAKNVPASGSQLRSNNDISSPLNSIDPADIERIEVIKGSAATTLYGTEAAAGVIQIFTKRGHTGQAQWTAQVETGVARNWAFGPDLSNGVPQSEAGVDGNGMIESGGTPEFMYIDPWLRGNLPSCDIATLKPNQPCDSGLFSDWGALQQRYSLSVSGGGEALRYFMSGSWDNDEGVLPLDKEKKFTVRGNFTFNPIENLQLQWNTSYTNDDLTQTPAGNNAQGITLNSFRRDRNYANDDDFDVVNTIVRNADGSPAQSITTQIDHMITGLTATYTPRTGFSNRLTVGYDLAQQDNRNLRPFGYPQQPAGVLNNGRFEFSNLTFDYVGSLDFHLTEAVRSSFSWGGQSVATERLETQAYGENFPGPGEPDVDAAGTTLGFEERIRVVNAGFFVQNLFDISNKYFITAGLRVDGNSAFGQDLGLQAYPKVSASWVVSDEDFWSDDLGQLKLRAAWGQSGRAPGAFDAVRTYDPVGWGGNPAFFPNNVGNSELGPERTTELEMGFDASVWDSRLSIEYTYYNQLTTDALFDVRQIPSLGFLSSQLQNVGELKNTGHELAINATVLQRESFQWDLGTSVFTNKGEVSSLPSDVPSFSLGNFGWVAQGQPVPVIQPNYCVTNPDEIAAPIIENPVERCSLGPNLPTLTLGGNTTLYLPAGLTFTVRGEYQGGHYISNGAASAALSRSVRWPGCFEAYRLEETGGINTVPAKLRAMCFESPFRSDYTIDKADFFKLREVTLSVPVPDRFLFGGAQSANLTLSGRNVWRWVNSDWNTLDPEMGNNDGFDSAVRSLLEHIPAPAYYTAALRLTF, encoded by the coding sequence ATGAACGTACCCATGTTCGCTTCGCAGGGGGCTCGGACCTTCGTCCGTTCCCTCGTGGCGGGCGGCCTCGCCCTGGGTCTGGTGCTGGGAGGCGCGCGCGACGCGGCTGCCCAGGCAACCGGAACCGTCACGGGGCGCGTGACCGACGCCGCCACGCAAGCGCCGATGGGGTCCACCCAGGTCTTCCTGGTCGGGACCGGCCTCGGCACCCTGACCTCCCAGAACGGGAGGTTCATCATCCTGAATGTTCCGGCCGGCACCCACACGCTGCGCGTCGAGCGCATCGGGTTCACGACCATCGACCGTCAGGTCACGGTCGGCGCCGGTCAGTCCGTCACCGAGGACTTCCAGCTCGCCACCGAGCCGCTCGGTCTCGACGAGATCGTCGTGACCGGCACCGCGGGTGCGGCGCGTCGGCGCGAGGTCGGCAACTCGATCTCGCAGGTGGACCTGTCGGACGTGAAGCAGCCCGCCCAGAACGTGGACGCGTTGCTGCAGGGCCGGATCACGGGCGCCACGATCTCCCCCAGCTCGGGTGGCATCGGCGGCGGATCGCAGATCCGCCTGCGCGGCAACGTGTCCGTGGCCATGTCCAACCAGCCGATCCTGTACGTGGACGGCGTGCGCGTGCGCAGCGACGGCTTCGCCAAGAACGTTCCGGCGTCCGGCTCTCAGCTGCGCTCCAACAACGACATCTCCAGCCCGCTCAACTCCATCGATCCCGCCGACATCGAGCGGATCGAGGTGATCAAGGGCTCGGCGGCGACGACGCTGTACGGCACCGAGGCCGCGGCTGGCGTCATCCAGATCTTCACCAAGCGCGGCCACACGGGTCAGGCCCAGTGGACGGCGCAGGTCGAGACCGGGGTGGCGCGCAACTGGGCGTTCGGGCCGGACCTGAGCAACGGCGTCCCGCAGAGTGAGGCGGGCGTGGACGGCAACGGCATGATCGAGTCCGGCGGTACGCCGGAGTTCATGTACATCGACCCGTGGCTCCGCGGGAACCTGCCGAGCTGCGACATCGCTACGCTCAAGCCCAACCAGCCCTGCGACAGCGGCCTCTTCAGTGACTGGGGCGCGCTGCAGCAGCGCTACTCGCTGTCCGTCTCCGGCGGTGGCGAGGCCTTGCGCTACTTCATGTCTGGATCGTGGGACAACGACGAGGGCGTGCTGCCGCTGGACAAGGAGAAGAAGTTCACGGTCCGCGGCAACTTTACGTTCAACCCGATCGAGAACCTGCAGCTGCAGTGGAACACGTCGTACACCAACGACGACCTGACGCAGACGCCCGCGGGCAACAACGCGCAGGGCATCACGCTCAACTCGTTCCGCCGCGATCGCAACTACGCCAACGACGACGACTTCGACGTCGTGAACACGATCGTCCGCAATGCGGACGGCTCGCCGGCGCAGAGCATCACGACCCAGATCGACCACATGATCACGGGTCTGACGGCCACCTATACGCCCCGGACGGGCTTCTCGAATCGGTTGACGGTCGGGTACGACCTGGCGCAGCAGGACAACCGCAACCTGCGGCCGTTCGGCTATCCGCAGCAGCCGGCGGGCGTGCTCAACAACGGCCGTTTCGAGTTCAGCAACCTGACATTCGACTACGTGGGCTCGCTGGACTTCCACCTGACGGAGGCCGTCCGCTCCAGCTTCTCCTGGGGCGGGCAGAGCGTGGCCACCGAGCGTCTGGAGACTCAGGCCTACGGAGAGAACTTCCCCGGTCCCGGTGAGCCGGACGTGGACGCCGCCGGTACGACGCTCGGCTTCGAGGAGCGTATCCGGGTGGTGAACGCCGGGTTCTTCGTGCAGAACCTGTTCGACATCAGCAACAAGTACTTCATCACCGCCGGTCTGCGGGTGGACGGCAACAGCGCCTTCGGTCAGGATCTGGGCCTCCAGGCCTACCCGAAGGTGTCTGCCTCCTGGGTCGTGTCCGACGAGGACTTCTGGAGCGACGACCTGGGCCAGCTCAAGCTGCGCGCCGCCTGGGGTCAGTCGGGCCGTGCGCCCGGCGCCTTCGACGCCGTCCGGACCTACGATCCGGTCGGCTGGGGCGGCAACCCGGCCTTCTTCCCGAACAACGTCGGCAACTCGGAGCTGGGCCCCGAGCGCACCACGGAGCTCGAGATGGGCTTCGACGCCTCGGTGTGGGACAGCCGTCTGTCGATCGAGTACACCTACTACAACCAGCTCACGACGGATGCGCTGTTCGACGTGCGCCAGATCCCATCGCTGGGCTTCCTGAGCTCGCAGCTCCAGAACGTGGGTGAGTTGAAGAACACCGGGCACGAGCTGGCCATCAACGCCACCGTGTTGCAGCGCGAGTCCTTCCAGTGGGACCTGGGCACGTCGGTCTTCACGAACAAGGGCGAGGTCTCCAGCCTCCCCTCGGACGTTCCGTCCTTCTCGCTCGGCAACTTCGGGTGGGTGGCGCAGGGTCAGCCGGTCCCGGTGATCCAGCCCAACTACTGCGTGACGAACCCGGACGAGATCGCCGCGCCCATCATCGAGAACCCGGTGGAGCGCTGCAGCCTCGGCCCCAACCTTCCCACGCTCACGCTGGGCGGGAACACCACGCTGTATCTGCCGGCGGGCCTGACGTTCACGGTCCGCGGCGAGTATCAGGGCGGCCACTACATCTCCAACGGTGCCGCTTCGGCAGCGCTGAGCCGCTCCGTCCGCTGGCCGGGCTGCTTCGAGGCCTATCGCCTCGAGGAGACCGGTGGCATCAACACGGTGCCGGCCAAGCTGCGCGCCATGTGCTTCGAGTCGCCGTTCCGGTCGGACTACACCATCGACAAGGCGGACTTCTTCAAGCTGCGCGAAGTCACGCTGAGCGTGCCGGTCCCGGATCGCTTCCTGTTCGGGGGTGCCCAGAGCGCCAACCTCACCCTGTCCGGCCGCAACGTCTGGCGCTGGGTGAACAGTGACTGGAACACGCTCGATCCCGAGATGGGCAACAACGACGGGTTCGACTCGGCGGTGCGCTCGCTGCTCGAGCACATCCCGGCGCCCGCCTACTACACGGCCGCTCTGCGGCTGACGTTCTGA
- a CDS encoding patatin-like phospholipase family protein: MTATTAIAGPADSPRTARGELGLMMGGGGARAAYQVGFLRVLARRHPHLTTPYITGVSAGAINAAHLAAHHGSFGQSVEELSGLWSDLHVDDVFRVDAGSLGRNVLRWGMRLALGAGRETEGGGMALLDTDPLRRYLGEVLHAVDGELTGIAYNLARGALKAVALSTASYTTGRSVTFVQGKGIELWERPNRISVQTVLSVEHVMASAAIPIFFPAVRIAEEWYGDGGMRLVAPLSPVLHLGADRIIAISTRYDRSGQEARAPQIEGYPPPAQVLGVLMNSVFLDLLDQDAYRLERMNRLLEKVPPAERNGLRPVQLLLVRPSVDLGRLAKDYESELPSAFRFLTRNLGTRRTVSPDSLSLLLFQPGYLNRLMEIGEQDGEARADEIDRFLEG; the protein is encoded by the coding sequence ATGACCGCCACCACCGCCATCGCCGGACCCGCCGATTCGCCTCGCACCGCGCGAGGGGAGCTGGGCCTCATGATGGGGGGTGGGGGCGCCCGAGCCGCCTACCAGGTGGGCTTCCTGCGGGTCCTGGCCCGCCGGCACCCGCACCTGACGACGCCCTACATCACCGGGGTCTCGGCCGGGGCCATCAACGCGGCCCACCTGGCCGCCCACCACGGCTCCTTCGGCCAGTCCGTGGAGGAGCTGTCCGGCCTCTGGTCGGATCTGCACGTGGATGACGTCTTCCGCGTGGACGCGGGCTCGCTCGGCCGGAACGTGCTGCGCTGGGGCATGCGCCTGGCCCTCGGCGCCGGTCGGGAGACCGAAGGGGGCGGGATGGCGCTCCTCGATACCGACCCGCTCCGCCGCTACCTGGGGGAGGTGCTCCACGCGGTGGACGGCGAGCTGACCGGCATCGCCTACAACCTGGCCCGGGGGGCGCTGAAGGCGGTGGCGCTCAGCACGGCCAGCTACACCACCGGCCGCTCGGTCACGTTCGTCCAGGGCAAGGGGATCGAGCTGTGGGAGCGGCCCAACCGCATCTCGGTCCAGACCGTCCTGTCCGTGGAGCACGTGATGGCCTCGGCCGCCATCCCCATCTTCTTCCCGGCGGTCCGGATCGCCGAGGAGTGGTATGGGGACGGCGGCATGCGGCTGGTGGCCCCGCTCTCCCCCGTCCTGCACCTGGGGGCGGACCGTATCATCGCCATCTCCACCCGCTACGACCGCAGCGGGCAGGAAGCCCGCGCGCCCCAGATCGAAGGGTACCCCCCGCCGGCGCAGGTCCTGGGCGTCCTGATGAACTCCGTGTTCCTGGACCTCCTGGACCAGGACGCCTACCGCCTCGAACGCATGAACCGGCTGCTGGAGAAGGTGCCGCCCGCCGAGCGCAACGGCCTGCGCCCGGTCCAGCTCCTGCTGGTGCGGCCCTCCGTGGACCTGGGGCGTCTGGCCAAGGACTACGAATCGGAGCTGCCGTCCGCCTTCCGCTTCCTGACCCGCAACCTGGGCACGCGCCGGACCGTCAGCCCCGACTCGTTGAGCCTCCTGCTCTTCCAGCCCGGGTATCTGAACCGGCTGATGGAGATCGGCGAACAGGACGGGGAGGCCCGCGCGGACGAGATCGACCGCTTCCTGGAGGGGTAG
- a CDS encoding acyl-CoA dehydrogenase family protein, with product MNEPKKLASEREAREVAEAAREKDWEHASFARGLFDGRVELGLIQPLMARAGAEEEGADAFLERVHAFARDHIDGDRIDREGHVPDEVLRGLAELGCFGIKIPKEYGGLGFSQTTYNRALEIVASRCGATGAFLSAHQSIGVPQPLMMFGTDEQKQRYLPRLAAGALSAFALTEPDVGSDPANVSTEAVPSEDGTHWILNGEKLWTTNGPRAELMVVMARTPAAPGKKRKPISAFIVEADWPGVEVAHTCDFMGLKGLSNGVLHFTNVRVPKENLLWGEGMGLKLALITLNTGRLALPAFCAAAGKGCTEISRDWAARRVQWGQPIGKHDAIAQKVGRMAADTFAMNAIVALTSAMADAKTFDIRLEAAIAKMWNSERAWDVVNDALQVRGGRGYETAESLARRGDEPVPVERWLRDLRINLIFEGSSEIMRLFIAREAVDHHLEVAGDMVDARAPMGKRVAAALRAGLYYAWWYPTRWMGWGRWPRYAEFGSNATHMRYVDRASRRLARSLFYCMMRFGGGLERRQAVLGRVVDIGAELFAMAASCAYAEKRVQDDPSDTSPRELADAFCRLARLRVEERFRHVFRNADAGTYRVAQRAMEGRYVWLEEGVVRVTESLTERPETPAPTGARTGAPVGAA from the coding sequence ATGAACGAACCGAAGAAGCTCGCCAGCGAGCGCGAGGCCCGCGAGGTCGCCGAGGCCGCACGCGAGAAGGACTGGGAACACGCCAGCTTCGCCCGGGGCCTGTTCGACGGCCGCGTGGAGCTGGGCCTCATCCAACCGCTGATGGCCCGCGCGGGCGCCGAGGAGGAGGGCGCGGACGCCTTCCTGGAGCGCGTGCACGCCTTCGCGCGCGACCACATCGACGGGGACCGCATCGACCGCGAGGGCCACGTCCCGGACGAGGTCCTGCGCGGTCTCGCCGAGCTCGGCTGCTTCGGCATCAAGATCCCCAAGGAATACGGCGGCCTCGGGTTCTCGCAGACCACCTACAACCGCGCGCTCGAGATCGTCGCCAGCCGCTGCGGCGCCACGGGCGCCTTCCTGTCGGCGCACCAGTCCATCGGTGTCCCGCAGCCGCTGATGATGTTCGGGACGGACGAGCAGAAGCAGAGATACCTCCCGCGCCTGGCGGCGGGTGCGCTCTCCGCCTTCGCGCTGACGGAGCCGGACGTCGGCTCCGATCCCGCCAACGTGTCCACGGAAGCCGTGCCCAGCGAAGACGGCACGCACTGGATCCTGAACGGCGAGAAGCTCTGGACCACCAACGGCCCCCGGGCCGAGCTCATGGTGGTGATGGCGCGCACACCCGCCGCACCGGGCAAGAAGCGCAAGCCCATCAGCGCCTTCATCGTGGAAGCCGATTGGCCCGGTGTGGAGGTCGCGCACACCTGCGACTTCATGGGGCTGAAGGGGCTGTCCAACGGGGTGCTCCACTTCACCAACGTGCGCGTCCCGAAGGAGAACCTGCTGTGGGGCGAGGGCATGGGCCTCAAGCTCGCGCTCATCACGCTCAACACGGGACGCCTGGCCCTGCCCGCGTTCTGCGCGGCGGCCGGCAAGGGCTGCACGGAGATCTCGCGGGACTGGGCCGCGCGGCGCGTGCAGTGGGGGCAGCCCATCGGCAAGCACGACGCCATCGCGCAGAAGGTCGGACGCATGGCGGCGGATACGTTCGCCATGAATGCCATCGTCGCGCTCACGTCCGCCATGGCGGACGCCAAGACCTTCGACATCCGCTTGGAAGCCGCCATCGCGAAGATGTGGAACTCGGAGCGCGCCTGGGACGTGGTCAACGATGCGCTCCAGGTGCGCGGCGGCCGGGGCTACGAGACCGCGGAATCGCTGGCACGCCGCGGAGACGAGCCCGTCCCCGTGGAGCGTTGGCTGCGCGACCTGCGCATCAACCTGATCTTCGAAGGCTCCAGCGAGATCATGCGCCTGTTCATCGCGCGAGAGGCGGTGGACCACCATCTCGAAGTGGCGGGCGACATGGTCGACGCCCGCGCACCCATGGGCAAGCGCGTCGCGGCTGCGCTGCGCGCGGGGCTCTATTACGCCTGGTGGTACCCCACGCGCTGGATGGGCTGGGGACGCTGGCCGCGCTACGCGGAGTTCGGGTCCAACGCCACGCACATGCGGTACGTGGACCGGGCCTCGCGCCGGCTTGCGCGTTCCCTCTTCTACTGCATGATGCGCTTCGGCGGTGGCCTCGAGCGGCGTCAGGCCGTGCTGGGACGCGTGGTGGACATCGGCGCCGAGCTCTTCGCCATGGCGGCGAGCTGCGCCTACGCCGAGAAGCGCGTGCAGGACGACCCGAGCGACACGTCACCGCGGGAGCTGGCGGATGCGTTCTGCCGCCTGGCGCGGCTACGCGTGGAAGAGCGCTTCCGGCACGTCTTCCGCAACGCGGACGCGGGCACATACCGGGTGGCGCAGCGCGCCATGGAAGGCCGCTATGTCTGGCTGGAAGAGGGCGTGGTGCGGGTGACGGAGAGCCTGACGGAGCGGCCCGAGACGCCCGCGCCCACCGGCGCGCGGACCGGCGCTCCCGTGGGAGCCGCCTGA